One genomic window of Corallococcus silvisoli includes the following:
- a CDS encoding FliH/SctL family protein — protein sequence MAIGKVIKGDGLAEPVAVASSERPALRPPRAGVMNAEVFEARQGAQGIIEDAHRERERILAEAQREKEELFAKARDMGRQEGLAQSTELLLRAKMQAGELLNTQEQDIIALSLKMAEKILGRDLERDPDLLVDMCAAAIDNLRNARAMVLRVHPKTAAVLRAKRPVLMELIGRTVDLAIKEDPEVAAVGCIVQTEYGTVDAQLPTQLEMLQNLLMPDPARKSGPA from the coding sequence ATGGCGATCGGCAAGGTAATCAAGGGGGACGGGTTGGCGGAGCCGGTGGCGGTCGCCTCGTCCGAGCGTCCCGCGCTGCGTCCGCCGCGCGCGGGCGTGATGAACGCCGAGGTCTTCGAGGCCCGCCAGGGCGCCCAGGGCATCATCGAGGACGCCCATCGCGAGCGCGAGCGCATCCTCGCCGAGGCCCAGCGCGAGAAGGAGGAGCTGTTCGCCAAGGCGCGCGACATGGGCCGCCAGGAGGGCCTGGCCCAGTCGACGGAGCTGCTCCTGCGCGCGAAGATGCAGGCCGGGGAGCTGCTCAACACCCAGGAGCAGGACATCATCGCGCTGTCGCTGAAGATGGCGGAGAAGATCCTCGGCCGCGACCTGGAGCGCGACCCGGACCTGCTGGTGGACATGTGCGCCGCGGCCATCGACAACCTGCGCAACGCGCGCGCCATGGTGCTCCGCGTGCACCCGAAGACCGCCGCGGTGCTGCGCGCCAAGCGCCCCGTGCTGATGGAGCTCATCGGCCGCACGGTGGACCTGGCCATCAAGGAGGACCCGGAGGTCGCCGCGGTGGGCTGCATCGTGCAGACGGAGTACGGCACGGTGGACGCGCAGCTGCCCACCCAACTGGAGATGCTCCAGAACCTCCTGATGCCGGACCCCGCGCGCAAGAGCGGTCCGGCCTGA